The following proteins are encoded in a genomic region of Tenacibaculum sp. 190524A05c:
- a CDS encoding choice-of-anchor B family protein: MKKPLLLILTFLFITNVSVNSQTPCDGTGFAGSYPCSNYDLMATIDVATLSGSSTAEGSDIWGWTDPTTNKEYALVALTNSTAFVDISDPVNPIFLGRLDTNAGSNFWRDVKVYNNHAFIVADNVGSHGMQVFDLTKLRNVTTPPQTFTADAIFSGVTSCHNIVINESSSYAYLVGCNTFSGGPVFVDISDPKNPVAAGGYSAEGYTHDAQVITYNGPDATYSGREILIASNGNSGGSNDIVILDVTDKSSPTLISKVSYPNARYAHQGWFTEDHQYFILGDELDEQNIGTNTRTIIFNLTDLDSPSVSSIHTASHAAIDHNGYVKGNEYFMANYRAGLRVFDISNISSTTNPMTEVGYFDTFPDNNNTGFNGVWSIYPYFPSGNIVISDIEQGLFIVRKSGTLSLPDQTTKTSKFTIYPNPADRAPIITSNTNIESIEVFNILGKKVYQKKNINRKDFVLPINNQAKGIYLVKINNTIGKKLIIK, encoded by the coding sequence ATGAAAAAACCACTACTATTAATTTTAACCTTTCTTTTCATTACCAATGTGAGCGTCAACTCACAAACCCCTTGTGATGGAACTGGATTTGCTGGCTCTTATCCATGTAGTAATTATGACTTAATGGCAACAATTGATGTTGCAACGTTATCAGGATCAAGCACTGCTGAAGGAAGTGATATTTGGGGATGGACCGATCCAACAACAAATAAAGAATATGCTTTAGTTGCTTTAACTAATTCTACAGCTTTTGTTGATATAAGCGATCCTGTGAATCCAATATTTTTAGGACGTTTAGACACTAATGCTGGAAGTAATTTTTGGAGAGATGTGAAGGTTTATAATAACCATGCTTTTATTGTTGCAGATAATGTTGGCTCTCATGGAATGCAAGTTTTTGATTTAACAAAGCTTAGAAATGTTACTACGCCCCCGCAAACATTTACGGCTGATGCTATATTTTCTGGGGTTACAAGCTGTCATAATATCGTAATTAACGAGTCTTCGAGTTACGCATATTTAGTTGGATGTAATACGTTTAGCGGTGGTCCAGTATTTGTTGATATTTCGGACCCAAAAAACCCAGTTGCAGCAGGAGGTTATTCCGCTGAAGGATATACTCATGATGCACAAGTAATCACTTATAACGGTCCTGATGCAACTTACTCTGGAAGAGAAATTCTTATAGCAAGTAATGGAAATAGTGGAGGAAGTAATGATATTGTTATTTTAGACGTAACAGACAAATCAAGTCCAACCCTTATTTCTAAAGTTAGTTATCCGAATGCACGATACGCTCATCAAGGATGGTTTACAGAAGATCACCAATACTTTATTTTGGGAGACGAACTCGATGAACAAAACATAGGTACAAATACAAGAACTATAATTTTTAATCTTACCGATTTAGATTCACCATCTGTATCTTCCATACATACGGCAAGTCACGCAGCCATTGATCATAATGGATATGTAAAGGGTAACGAATATTTCATGGCAAATTATAGAGCTGGATTAAGAGTATTCGATATTTCAAATATATCAAGTACTACAAATCCAATGACAGAAGTTGGTTATTTTGATACGTTCCCAGATAACAACAATACAGGTTTTAATGGCGTTTGGAGTATTTATCCTTATTTTCCAAGTGGTAATATTGTAATTAGTGATATTGAGCAAGGATTATTTATTGTTAGGAAGAGCGGAACTCTTTCTCTTCCTGATCAAACTACAAAAACTAGTAAATTCACTATTTATCCAAACCCAGCGGATAGAGCTCCAATAATTACCTCTAACACAAACATAGAATCAATCGAAGTATTTAATATTTTAGGTAAAAAAGTTTATCAAAAGAAAAATATTAATCGTAAAGACTTCGTTTTACCAATAAATAATCAAGCCAAAGGAATTTACTTAGTGAAAATTAATAATACTATTGGTAAAAAATTAATTATTAAATAA
- a CDS encoding MbnP family protein has translation MKKTFSILFILSLFIISCSSNSDETIQNKKITINFIHEWDGTPVTKDDFGELKFTNENGEMVSIELYRYVISNIKLVDPSGFETPLKDYLFIDLGEEQNLSYTIEGLFLDRTYSLDFTFGFEDDDNTDGAYTDLNTANFNVPEMLGGGYHYMQFDGKYTSETQTTEAGFNYHAIRAVDNTDPDNIVYQDTSFSVSLEGNWLKSTEEVINVKVNIAEWFKNPNTWDLNELNQMLMPNFDAQVLMNANGKTVFSL, from the coding sequence ATGAAAAAGACATTTTCAATTCTATTTATACTATCACTTTTTATCATTTCATGTTCTAGTAATAGTGATGAAACGATTCAAAATAAAAAAATCACCATCAATTTTATTCATGAGTGGGATGGAACTCCAGTTACTAAAGATGATTTCGGAGAACTAAAATTCACAAATGAAAATGGTGAAATGGTTAGTATTGAATTGTATCGATATGTAATTTCAAATATCAAACTAGTAGATCCTTCAGGATTTGAAACTCCTTTAAAAGATTACTTGTTTATTGATTTAGGAGAAGAACAAAATTTATCCTACACCATCGAAGGATTATTTTTAGACAGAACGTACTCTTTAGATTTTACCTTTGGATTTGAAGATGATGACAATACAGATGGAGCATATACAGATTTAAACACTGCTAATTTTAATGTTCCTGAAATGCTAGGTGGTGGTTATCACTACATGCAATTTGATGGGAAATATACAAGTGAAACCCAAACTACAGAAGCAGGTTTCAACTATCATGCTATTCGAGCAGTAGATAATACAGATCCAGATAATATTGTTTATCAAGACACTTCTTTTTCTGTTAGTTTAGAAGGAAATTGGCTAAAAAGTACAGAAGAAGTAATTAACGTAAAAGTTAATATAGCTGAGTGGTTTAAAAACCCTAATACTTGGGATTTAAATGAATTGAATCAAATGTTGATGCCCAATTTTGACGCTCAAGTTTTAATGAACGCAAACGGAAAAACTGTTTTTAGTTTATAA